A window from Candidatus Neomarinimicrobiota bacterium encodes these proteins:
- a CDS encoding macro domain-containing protein → MNKVEYEGVTIELTRGDIANQPDCDAVVNAANAQLRIGGGVAGAIHRAAGPGLEEETRPLAPINPGEAVITGGHDLPNPHVIHCLGPVYGRDKPEDKLLADCYRNALQQAEENELASIGFPAISTGAFGYPMEDAAEVALTTIKSEIPSLESVKIIRFVLWGEESMGIHSAMLEEKFG, encoded by the coding sequence ATGAACAAAGTTGAGTACGAAGGTGTAACCATTGAACTCACCCGCGGCGACATCGCCAACCAGCCGGATTGTGATGCAGTAGTCAATGCTGCGAATGCACAGTTGCGGATAGGCGGCGGCGTTGCCGGAGCCATTCACCGGGCTGCCGGGCCGGGGCTGGAAGAGGAAACGCGTCCGCTGGCACCCATCAATCCGGGAGAGGCCGTGATTACCGGCGGGCACGATCTGCCGAACCCACATGTCATTCATTGCCTTGGCCCGGTGTATGGGCGGGATAAACCGGAAGATAAGCTCCTGGCGGATTGCTACCGAAATGCGCTGCAACAAGCGGAAGAGAACGAACTCGCCTCCATCGGATTTCCCGCGATCTCCACCGGCGCATTCGGATATCCCATGGAGGATGCGGCTGAAGTTGCGCTCACCACAATCAAATCGGAAATCCCATCTCTGGAATCGGTAAAAATAATCAGGTTTGTCCTGTGGGGAGAAGAGTCCATGGGCATACACTCAGCAATGCTGGAGGAGAAATTCGGATAA
- a CDS encoding geranylgeranylglyceryl/heptaprenylglyceryl phosphate synthase — MPSVYDHLLSIVTKRGAGYFVLIDPDAKPSDELGEFTRQISESGADAILVGGSLLIHAQYDEKIKIITEHASLPVILFPGSLKQLSKHADALLYLSLISGRNPNYLINDQVLAAPTIKQLGLEPISTGYMLMESGRTTTAQFMSNTQPIPTDKPDIAVAHSLAAQYLGMKMVYLEAGSGAKNPVPVEVIEGVSSYADIDIIVGGGLRKPEDARTRVEAGASFIVTGNVLEKDGNEHLMTEFADAVHIRG, encoded by the coding sequence GTGCCATCAGTTTATGACCATTTACTTTCTATTGTGACGAAACGCGGTGCCGGATACTTTGTTCTTATTGATCCTGATGCGAAGCCCAGCGATGAATTAGGCGAATTTACCCGGCAAATTTCCGAATCCGGTGCAGATGCAATTCTTGTGGGCGGCAGTCTGTTGATCCATGCCCAGTATGATGAAAAGATCAAAATCATTACCGAACATGCTTCGCTCCCGGTTATTCTGTTTCCCGGCTCTTTGAAACAGCTCAGTAAGCACGCAGATGCGTTGTTATATCTTTCGCTCATCAGTGGTCGCAATCCAAACTACCTAATTAATGATCAGGTGCTGGCAGCACCGACCATCAAACAACTTGGCCTTGAGCCGATCTCCACCGGGTATATGCTGATGGAATCCGGCCGCACTACCACTGCACAGTTCATGAGCAATACGCAACCAATTCCCACAGATAAACCGGATATCGCTGTCGCCCACTCCCTGGCAGCCCAATACCTGGGGATGAAAATGGTCTATCTGGAAGCGGGCAGCGGTGCGAAAAACCCGGTCCCGGTGGAAGTGATTGAGGGGGTCAGCTCCTACGCTGATATCGATATCATTGTTGGCGGGGGACTCCGGAAGCCGGAAGACGCGCGAACCAGGGTGGAGGCCGGAGCATCGTTTATTGTGACCGGGAATGTGCTGGAGAAGGACGGGAACGAGCACCTGATGACTGAATTTGCGGACGCGGTTCACATCCGGGGATAA
- the gcvH gene encoding glycine cleavage system protein GcvH yields the protein MNYPEKYYYTEEHEWADYDEADSIVTIGITEFAQSELGDIVFLELPDTGEEVDAGDAIGTIEAVKTVADLYSPVSGIVVEVNTALEDSPELINEDPFNEGWILKVQITDSDELTELLSLEDYKGLVD from the coding sequence ATGAATTATCCTGAAAAGTATTATTACACAGAGGAACATGAGTGGGCAGATTACGATGAAGCTGACTCGATCGTCACCATCGGGATCACCGAATTTGCTCAGTCAGAACTCGGCGATATTGTCTTTCTTGAATTACCGGATACCGGAGAAGAAGTGGACGCGGGAGATGCTATCGGTACTATTGAAGCGGTGAAGACCGTTGCCGACCTCTATTCACCGGTTTCGGGGATAGTCGTCGAGGTAAATACTGCGCTGGAGGATTCTCCTGAATTAATCAACGAAGATCCGTTCAATGAAGGCTGGATCCTCAAGGTTCAGATTACAGACTCGGATGAACTGACTGAGCTACTCTCACTTGAAGATTACAAAGGCTTGGTTGATTAG
- a CDS encoding 4Fe-4S binding protein: MKKKRKVIRNTEKPVQKYRLWVQSAFALLSIAIGVRFYFFIRYLETDGTTAFVSRPPGVDGYLPISSMMSAYLFLKEGIIHNAHPAGLFIFLGIVLMSLIIGKAFCSWMCPIGFLSEYLGKFGEKMFGKIKLPRWIDYPLRSLKYLLLGFFVYSIFFLMTDAALKAFLDSPYNQVADIKMFYFFADISKTALIVITVLFLGSIFVRNFWCRYLCPYGALLGITGLLSPNKIQRNVDTCIDCAKCAKACPSFINVDKVKTVWSDECSSCLSCVDACPVADTLDVKSLINKRKLPKKKIAVAIVAVFMAVTGLGMITGHWQNDISKEEYLYHYEHMESYGHPTSTNDVQKFNRQAEGQ; this comes from the coding sequence GTGAAAAAGAAGAGAAAGGTTATTCGGAATACCGAAAAACCGGTTCAGAAATACCGTCTCTGGGTGCAGAGCGCCTTTGCGTTGCTGTCAATTGCCATCGGTGTCCGGTTTTACTTTTTTATTCGATATCTGGAAACGGATGGCACAACAGCCTTTGTGAGCAGGCCACCGGGCGTTGACGGTTATCTTCCCATCAGCTCCATGATGAGCGCGTACCTTTTCCTCAAAGAAGGGATTATCCACAACGCGCATCCGGCGGGACTCTTTATCTTCCTGGGTATTGTGTTAATGTCGCTCATCATTGGAAAGGCGTTCTGTAGTTGGATGTGTCCCATCGGATTTCTCTCCGAGTATCTTGGCAAATTCGGGGAAAAAATGTTTGGCAAAATCAAACTCCCCAGGTGGATCGATTATCCCCTCCGGAGCCTGAAATATCTGCTACTGGGATTTTTCGTCTACTCCATCTTTTTCCTGATGACTGATGCGGCACTCAAGGCGTTTCTGGATAGTCCGTACAATCAGGTGGCAGATATCAAAATGTTCTACTTCTTTGCGGATATATCCAAAACCGCGCTCATTGTTATTACAGTACTCTTTCTGGGATCAATATTCGTACGAAATTTTTGGTGCCGGTATCTCTGCCCCTACGGCGCTCTGTTGGGTATCACCGGATTGCTGAGTCCAAACAAAATCCAGCGCAATGTGGATACGTGCATTGACTGTGCAAAGTGCGCGAAGGCCTGCCCGTCATTCATCAATGTGGATAAGGTCAAAACCGTCTGGTCGGATGAGTGCTCCAGCTGTTTGAGCTGCGTGGACGCCTGTCCTGTGGCTGATACCCTGGACGTGAAATCGCTGATAAACAAGCGGAAGCTACCAAAGAAGAAAATAGCCGTTGCCATTGTGGCGGTGTTCATGGCGGTTACCGGTCTTGGCATGATCACCGGGCACTGGCAGAACGATATCTCCAAAGAAGAGTATCTTTACCATTACGAGCACATGGAAAGCTACGGACATCCCACAAGCACAAATGACGTGCAAAAGTTTAATCGCCAGGCGGAAGGACAATAA
- a CDS encoding site-2 protease family protein → MNIGQMLVLAPPILFALAFHEYSHGWVANRLGDPTAKNAGRLTLNPISHLDPIGTIMLFIVHFGWAKPVPVNPINLENPKRDMLWVSLAGPGSNMLLALGFGLLVRMFGMPQMAVSGSSGAMELFQVMLVYGVIINLALAVFNMLPIPPLDGSKIMHAFVPDEYEREYQMFQQYGPMILIGLVMFGMFGNFSIFGIVLRPFISVFSQLFAGIDLSAGF, encoded by the coding sequence ATGAATATCGGACAAATGCTCGTACTCGCGCCGCCAATACTATTTGCGCTGGCGTTTCACGAATATAGCCACGGCTGGGTGGCCAATCGACTGGGCGATCCTACGGCCAAAAATGCCGGCCGTCTCACACTGAATCCAATTTCTCACCTGGATCCCATTGGAACGATCATGCTGTTTATCGTACACTTCGGCTGGGCGAAACCGGTCCCGGTAAATCCCATCAACCTGGAGAATCCAAAGAGGGATATGCTCTGGGTTTCGCTGGCAGGCCCCGGCTCCAATATGTTGCTGGCTCTGGGCTTCGGACTACTTGTGCGAATGTTTGGAATGCCGCAGATGGCCGTCTCCGGCTCCTCCGGTGCGATGGAGCTCTTCCAGGTGATGTTGGTCTACGGGGTGATTATCAACCTGGCATTGGCCGTATTTAACATGCTGCCGATTCCGCCGCTGGACGGATCGAAGATTATGCATGCATTTGTACCGGACGAGTATGAGCGGGAATACCAGATGTTCCAGCAATACGGACCGATGATTCTCATCGGATTGGTTATGTTCGGGATGTTTGGGAATTTTTCCATCTTTGGAATAGTACTCCGTCCGTTTATCAGCGTATTCAGTCAACTTTTTGCCGGGATTGACTTAAGCGCAGGATTTTAA
- a CDS encoding Rrf2 family transcriptional regulator codes for MTVIFSKKCEYGLQGTLYLAANTDKGPISSDEIAEVLQIPKEFVSKILQSLTKHDIIGSKKGKAGGFFLKKPANEVKLIDIVTAIDGTDIFESCVLGFPQCSPDHPCPVHDRWGTLRDEAFTMLSSETLDQLTEKTLSKIKSL; via the coding sequence ATGACAGTGATTTTCTCCAAAAAATGCGAATACGGACTCCAGGGAACGCTGTATCTGGCGGCCAATACGGATAAGGGGCCGATCTCCTCGGACGAAATTGCTGAAGTCCTCCAAATCCCCAAAGAATTTGTCTCGAAGATTCTCCAGAGCCTGACCAAACATGACATTATCGGTTCAAAGAAGGGAAAAGCCGGCGGCTTCTTCCTGAAAAAGCCGGCCAATGAGGTTAAGTTGATAGATATCGTCACGGCGATAGACGGCACCGATATCTTTGAGAGCTGCGTGCTGGGATTCCCGCAATGCTCACCGGATCATCCGTGTCCCGTACACGACCGATGGGGAACGCTGCGGGACGAGGCCTTCACAATGCTGAGCTCCGAAACGCTCGATCAATTAACGGAAAAAACACTCTCAAAGATTAAAAGCCTGTAA
- a CDS encoding DUF2784 domain-containing protein: MLNFLDKFFLVFHTGLTLFNLLGWLWRKTRLANLITLSLTAFSWGILGIWYGFGYCPCTDWHWQVLWKLGERDLPRSYIVYLLEKFTGFEPATSVVNIWVVALFMVALIMSIILNYRDYRMRISEDINE; the protein is encoded by the coding sequence ATGCTGAATTTTTTAGACAAATTTTTTCTGGTGTTCCACACAGGCTTGACGCTTTTTAACCTGCTGGGATGGCTTTGGCGCAAAACCCGTTTGGCGAATCTGATTACGCTCTCGTTGACAGCATTCTCCTGGGGGATACTCGGCATTTGGTATGGATTCGGATATTGCCCGTGCACCGACTGGCACTGGCAGGTGCTCTGGAAACTGGGTGAGCGGGATCTGCCTCGCTCGTATATCGTATATCTCTTAGAAAAATTTACGGGATTTGAGCCGGCAACATCGGTGGTAAATATCTGGGTAGTTGCACTCTTTATGGTTGCACTAATAATGTCGATAATCTTGAATTACCGGGATTATCGAATGCGAATATCGGAGGACATAAATGAATAA
- the gcvPA gene encoding aminomethyl-transferring glycine dehydrogenase subunit GcvPA, which produces MNRNYIGNTPAEQQEMLEAIGVDSFEELLDSIPEQLRVNGLLELPGPISEIEMRALAATLNNKNRSAADTTSFLGGGAYDHYIPTIVDFLINRSEFYTAYTPYQPEVSQGTLQAMYEYQSMVCELTGMDVSNASLYDGGSGLGEAALMSVRVSRQDTVLIAETVNPHYREIVETYCSGQDITVNTIPMSDGITDSDALNDMLSKDVGGIIVQSPNYFGCLEPLQEYRNSIDAKASKALFTVSTNLISLGILEPPSTADADIVVAEGQSLGNHQSFGGPYLGVFALKEKLVRKMPGRLIGATVDQDGERGFVLVLKTREQDIRRERATSNICTNQGLNALAATVYLSALGKEGIRRVSNLNTQKAHYLADLLDDINGIELLYAQPFYNEFAIQLPVPASAVINDMLKEDVFAGIDLGQKYSGMQNSLLIAVTEKRTKAELDKYAESLARTLEKAQNLANV; this is translated from the coding sequence ATGAACAGGAATTATATCGGGAATACTCCAGCTGAGCAGCAGGAAATGCTGGAAGCTATTGGGGTCGACTCCTTTGAAGAACTTCTGGACTCAATACCGGAACAACTCCGTGTGAACGGTTTGCTGGAGTTACCGGGTCCGATCTCTGAAATCGAGATGCGGGCACTTGCCGCTACCCTCAATAACAAAAACAGGTCTGCCGCGGATACCACTTCCTTTCTTGGTGGCGGTGCGTATGATCACTACATTCCAACTATCGTGGATTTTTTGATCAACCGCTCAGAATTTTATACTGCCTATACACCGTACCAGCCAGAGGTTAGCCAGGGAACACTCCAGGCCATGTATGAGTATCAATCGATGGTCTGCGAACTAACGGGGATGGATGTATCCAATGCTTCCCTTTATGATGGTGGTTCCGGGCTCGGAGAGGCGGCACTGATGTCAGTCCGGGTCTCCCGGCAGGACACTGTTTTAATCGCCGAAACGGTGAACCCGCACTATCGCGAGATCGTAGAAACCTACTGCTCCGGACAGGATATTACAGTTAACACAATTCCAATGAGCGATGGCATTACAGATTCTGATGCATTGAATGACATGCTTTCCAAAGATGTAGGAGGCATCATCGTTCAATCGCCAAACTATTTCGGTTGCCTGGAGCCGCTGCAGGAATATCGAAATTCCATAGATGCAAAGGCGTCGAAGGCACTCTTTACAGTGAGTACGAATTTAATCTCGCTGGGAATTTTGGAGCCGCCTTCCACGGCAGACGCCGATATCGTGGTTGCCGAAGGACAGAGTTTGGGTAATCATCAGAGCTTTGGTGGACCGTATCTTGGCGTATTTGCACTGAAGGAGAAACTTGTCCGGAAGATGCCGGGACGTTTGATTGGGGCGACCGTCGATCAGGACGGAGAGCGAGGTTTTGTCCTGGTACTCAAGACCCGTGAACAGGATATCCGCCGGGAACGCGCCACGTCAAATATTTGCACGAATCAGGGATTGAATGCTCTAGCTGCCACAGTTTACCTGAGTGCTCTTGGAAAAGAAGGTATTCGACGGGTGTCAAATCTGAATACTCAGAAAGCACACTATCTGGCTGATTTGCTCGACGACATCAATGGAATCGAGCTGCTTTACGCCCAGCCGTTTTATAATGAGTTTGCAATTCAATTGCCTGTACCAGCCAGCGCGGTAATCAACGATATGCTGAAGGAGGATGTCTTCGCAGGCATAGACTTGGGGCAAAAATATTCCGGGATGCAGAACAGCCTTCTAATCGCGGTCACCGAAAAGCGGACCAAAGCCGAACTTGATAAATATGCCGAGTCCCTGGCTAGGACACTGGAAAAAGCGCAAAATTTGGCAAACGTCTGA
- a CDS encoding NCS2 family permease: MDKYFRLKENNTNVRTEVIAGITTFLATMYIIVVNPSIISDTGMPFNGVLTATVLVSAFASIMMGIYAKNPIVIAPGMGLNAYFTYSVVIGMDVPWETALGAVFWSGIIFLLLSIFNVRTYIVKAIPKQIRYGVAAGIGLFITLIGFINAGFVTANESTVVGMGPLNAITITFIIGLLVTAVLIVRRVKAAIILGITITTLIAIPIGRIYGDASAVNYGVPTLVTWKGLFAMPDFSLFFAMDFIESLKLALWPVVFAFLFTDMFDSLSTFIGVAEAAKLLDENGEPRNVKESLVTDGFATTISGLFGTSSGTAYIESATGIEEGGRSGLTAVVAGLLFLPFMFFSPLLSIVPDIATAPALVLVGVFMIRPVRQINWQQFDDAIPAFLALVLIPLTYSITQGIIWGFLSWTVIKLAQGKTEEVTPMLLVIDAFAILALIV, encoded by the coding sequence ATGGATAAATATTTCAGACTTAAAGAGAATAATACGAACGTCCGGACGGAGGTAATCGCAGGGATTACCACCTTTCTGGCGACGATGTACATCATCGTGGTGAATCCTAGCATTATCAGCGACACCGGGATGCCGTTTAACGGTGTGCTGACCGCGACGGTGCTGGTGAGCGCCTTTGCCAGTATCATGATGGGGATTTACGCGAAGAATCCCATTGTCATCGCTCCGGGTATGGGACTCAATGCGTACTTCACCTATTCGGTAGTCATTGGGATGGACGTCCCGTGGGAAACGGCTTTGGGCGCCGTCTTCTGGTCGGGTATCATCTTTCTCCTGCTGTCTATTTTCAACGTGCGGACGTATATCGTCAAAGCCATTCCGAAGCAGATTCGCTACGGCGTGGCAGCCGGTATTGGACTGTTCATTACCCTCATCGGATTTATCAACGCCGGATTCGTTACCGCCAATGAATCTACGGTGGTCGGTATGGGACCGCTGAACGCCATTACTATCACCTTCATCATCGGACTCCTGGTTACGGCAGTGCTCATCGTCCGAAGGGTAAAAGCGGCGATCATTCTTGGTATTACCATTACAACACTAATTGCTATTCCCATTGGAAGAATATATGGGGATGCCTCGGCTGTGAATTACGGTGTGCCGACGCTAGTGACCTGGAAGGGTCTGTTTGCCATGCCGGACTTCAGCCTCTTTTTCGCCATGGATTTCATTGAATCGCTGAAATTGGCGCTCTGGCCGGTAGTCTTTGCTTTCCTCTTCACCGATATGTTTGACAGTCTCTCGACATTCATCGGCGTGGCGGAAGCGGCGAAATTACTGGACGAAAACGGCGAACCCCGAAACGTGAAGGAATCCCTGGTCACCGACGGTTTCGCCACCACCATTTCCGGTCTCTTCGGAACCAGTTCAGGCACCGCCTACATCGAATCTGCAACCGGAATCGAAGAAGGCGGCCGCAGTGGATTGACTGCCGTAGTTGCCGGATTGCTTTTTCTGCCGTTTATGTTCTTCTCACCGCTACTCTCCATCGTTCCGGACATTGCGACGGCCCCGGCGCTGGTACTGGTTGGCGTCTTTATGATCCGGCCGGTGCGACAGATCAACTGGCAGCAGTTCGACGACGCAATCCCTGCCTTCCTGGCACTGGTGCTGATCCCGTTAACGTACTCGATCACCCAGGGCATCATCTGGGGGTTCTTAAGCTGGACGGTTATCAAACTGGCACAGGGGAAGACAGAAGAAGTTACGCCGATGCTGTTGGTGATTGATGCGTTTGCGATCCTTGCTTTGATTGTGTAA
- the xerD gene encoding site-specific tyrosine recombinase XerD translates to MNVHCFPTILNSQPQRIYPAWQQHLSEFLTSLRIERNLSENTIESYTHDLKRYLAFLSDLDIKDPSEVSKEQLAWFAKELQSFDLAPSTISRNYSAVRMFHRFLAGEDIVDTDPTAILETPKTPQKLPDVLDYEEIRSILESITPEDAYTLRDRAMFELLYACGLRVSELIGLIQKEIYEDQQIVRIIGKGEKERIVPVGKMALYWVNRYQHDARPGFAVAGRTKDIVFLNNRGRGLSRMGVWKKLQKYVEEAGIDKKVSPHTFRHSFATHLLEGGADLRAVQEMLGHTDIATTQIYTHLDRSYLREVHRTFHPRWSK, encoded by the coding sequence TTGAACGTACACTGTTTCCCGACCATTTTGAATAGTCAGCCACAACGGATTTATCCTGCCTGGCAACAGCACCTCAGTGAATTCCTGACCTCTCTGCGCATTGAGCGGAATCTTTCCGAAAACACTATTGAGTCGTATACGCACGATCTGAAGCGATATCTCGCCTTTCTCAGCGACCTGGATATTAAAGATCCCAGCGAAGTGAGTAAAGAGCAACTCGCCTGGTTTGCCAAAGAACTGCAGTCATTTGACCTCGCTCCATCTACTATCAGCCGGAACTACTCGGCCGTTCGGATGTTTCACCGGTTTCTGGCGGGCGAAGATATCGTCGATACCGATCCAACTGCCATCCTGGAAACGCCGAAAACTCCGCAAAAATTACCGGATGTCCTTGATTATGAGGAAATCCGGAGTATCCTGGAATCCATTACCCCGGAAGACGCCTATACACTCAGAGATCGGGCGATGTTTGAACTCTTGTATGCCTGCGGATTGCGGGTATCCGAGCTGATTGGACTAATACAAAAGGAGATTTACGAGGATCAGCAAATTGTACGTATCATCGGAAAAGGGGAGAAGGAGCGCATTGTACCGGTAGGAAAAATGGCACTCTATTGGGTAAACCGCTATCAGCATGATGCCCGCCCGGGCTTTGCTGTTGCCGGCCGGACAAAGGATATCGTTTTCCTGAATAATCGCGGTCGCGGATTATCCCGGATGGGGGTCTGGAAGAAGCTGCAGAAGTATGTCGAGGAAGCGGGAATCGATAAAAAAGTGTCGCCACACACGTTTCGCCACTCCTTTGCAACACATCTGCTTGAAGGCGGCGCGGATCTCAGGGCTGTGCAGGAAATGCTCGGACACACAGATATTGCCACAACACAAATTTACACACATCTCGACCGGAGTTATCTCCGGGAAGTCCACCGGACATTTCATCCCCGTTGGTCAAAATAG
- a CDS encoding D-sedoheptulose 7-phosphate isomerase, translating to MKNTWQTKFVRGQLEASADIKKKVLESCKDDILSAAKLIIKSVNNGGKLLTCGNGGSAADAQHIATELVVRMEKERPGIKALALTTDTSLLTAMSNDYSFTPVFARQVETLGDAGDVLLAISTSGSSKNIIEAAKSARSKGLKVLVLTGKTGGDLKSLGDEVILVPSDDTQRIQEAHITVGHIICGLVERTLFPDHFE from the coding sequence ATGAAAAATACATGGCAGACTAAATTTGTCCGTGGGCAGCTGGAAGCCAGTGCCGACATTAAAAAGAAGGTGCTGGAGTCCTGTAAGGATGATATCCTATCCGCCGCTAAGTTAATCATAAAATCGGTGAACAACGGCGGCAAACTTTTGACCTGCGGCAACGGGGGGAGTGCCGCCGATGCCCAGCACATTGCCACGGAACTGGTCGTCCGGATGGAGAAAGAGCGTCCCGGCATCAAAGCGCTGGCACTCACCACGGATACATCGTTACTTACCGCGATGTCCAACGATTACTCGTTTACGCCAGTGTTTGCACGTCAGGTAGAGACCCTGGGTGATGCCGGGGATGTTTTACTGGCCATCAGCACAAGCGGGAGCTCGAAAAATATAATAGAGGCAGCGAAATCTGCGCGGTCGAAGGGATTGAAGGTACTCGTCCTCACCGGGAAGACCGGTGGCGATCTGAAATCTCTGGGAGACGAAGTGATTTTAGTGCCTTCTGACGATACGCAACGCATCCAGGAGGCCCATATTACCGTAGGCCATATTATTTGCGGGCTCGTTGAACGTACACTGTTTCCCGACCATTTTGAATAG
- a CDS encoding 5'-nucleotidase, lipoprotein e(P4) family, with protein sequence MNKIRTTLIPMILVAVMLVGTGMPSLSLAQQAEQTSPDNDYLEMAVLYHQVSSEYRALCYQAYNVAKNRLEEMLHGESHPESLAVVVDIDETVLDNSPYEADLVLENYDYPKNWTEWIELSAAHPIPGALEFLQFADSVGVRIFYVSNRRATTLIPTMENLEVMDFPQVKEKHMYLRTDESSKESRRNKIRENHRIALLIGDNLNDFSDVFGNRSNQDRNLAADLLRKKFGKKFIVLPNPMYGEWEGAIYDYDWSLSDEEKANAREKALKGFTD encoded by the coding sequence ATGAATAAAATACGGACTACTCTAATTCCAATGATTCTGGTCGCAGTCATGCTTGTCGGCACTGGAATGCCTTCGCTATCACTGGCGCAACAAGCCGAACAGACATCACCAGACAACGATTATCTGGAGATGGCGGTGCTGTACCATCAGGTTTCATCGGAGTACAGGGCGCTCTGCTATCAGGCCTATAATGTTGCGAAAAATCGATTGGAAGAGATGCTGCACGGTGAGTCCCATCCGGAGTCGCTGGCGGTAGTGGTAGACATTGATGAGACGGTGCTGGATAACAGTCCGTACGAGGCCGATCTCGTTTTAGAGAATTACGATTATCCCAAGAACTGGACGGAATGGATTGAACTCTCCGCAGCTCACCCGATCCCGGGAGCGCTGGAATTTCTGCAATTCGCCGACTCGGTAGGTGTCAGAATCTTTTACGTCTCAAACCGGAGAGCAACAACGCTCATTCCAACCATGGAAAACCTGGAGGTCATGGACTTCCCCCAGGTGAAGGAAAAACACATGTACCTCCGTACGGATGAATCCAGCAAAGAGTCTCGACGAAACAAGATCCGGGAAAATCATCGGATTGCCCTCCTCATCGGTGACAATCTGAACGATTTCTCCGACGTATTCGGGAATCGCTCCAATCAGGACAGAAATCTCGCCGCCGATCTCCTGCGAAAAAAGTTCGGGAAGAAGTTCATCGTTTTACCCAATCCCATGTACGGCGAATGGGAGGGAGCGATTTATGATTACGACTGGTCACTTTCCGATGAAGAGAAGGCGAACGCACGGGAGAAAGCACTCAAAGGTTTTACTGATTAG